From the Penaeus vannamei isolate JL-2024 chromosome 20, ASM4276789v1, whole genome shotgun sequence genome, the window ggagaaaaggagagaaggagagaagaggagagaggagaggagagagagagaatgagggaaagaggaatatatatatatatatatatatatatatatatatatatataatatatatatatatatatataatatatatattttatatatatatatatatatattatatatatatatatataatatatatatatatatatataatatatatattatatatatatatatatatataatatatatatatatatatatatatatatatatatatatatagagagagagagagagagagagagagagagagagagagagaggggagtgagagagtgaatgaatgagtgacagagagagaaagagagagagagagagagagagagagagagagagagagagagagagagagagagagagagagagagagagagagagagagagagagagagagggagcgggtagtgagtgaatgaatgagtgacagagagagaaagagagagagagagagagagagagagagagaaagagagaaagagagaaagagagagagagagagagagagagagagagagagagagagagagagagagagagggagagggagagggagagggagagggagagggagagggagagggagagggagaggaggaaggagggaggggagagggagagagagagagagagagagagagagagagagagagagagagagagagagagagagagagagagaaagagagcgagcgaaggagagagggagggagggagggagggagagggagagagagagaaagagagagagagagagagagagagagagagagagagagagagagagagagagagagagagagagagagagagagagagagagatgctcaaCAACTCTACGCCAACAGTACATACAAACCTAACATGCACCGAGACTCTTGCGGAATCCTAAATCCGAAAATTTAGTCAACTtttacaaaagcaaaaataaatattttcctttcttgtcaCATCACAAATAATAAAACGAACACCCAAGAAATTTACAAACTTTGCTATGAACTTCGTATTTCAGTAATAGTGCTTTGTGTGGTTTTGCAGTGCTGTACCAGCAGCATTACCAAATTGTATGTACTAATACATTTGTTGCATATCAACAGACGTCGATAGAAACAGAAAGCACATCACATCTGTAAAATGTTTCACACTCATATTCTGGTCCTGACATCCACGTGACAACTTTTATGTGTGAAGACATTGGCCTTAAATCATTTGCGAAAGTGTCATAACGGCAAGAGGTAACGCCAAGAATCCATTACGAGTTTCAAAGGAACGCGAAAGTGCGTTCAGTGACGAGGGTAACATAGATCCGGCCACGGAAGCCCCTTCAGAAACAGACCGTCTAGGAACCGAATAATGGATGTTAACATGACACAACGCCCAGCCGCGGCCTCGCGCGATGTTGTGTCATTTCTCGTTCCCCGCCCGGTTGGGCTTCGACGTTTCCTCGCCCAGCGCCTACCTTGTGGACTTGGCGACCTCCGGGAACGTGGTCTGACTGAGGGCGTTGAGCTCCTGCACCGTCTTCATGGCTTGCGGTTCGGCGGAGATGCCCTGGGCTCGGGTCTTCCTGGCCTGGGTCTTGCCTCCcccgctgctgctgcttcctgtCGCGTAGGGCATGACGCTCTGGAACTTGTCCAGTTGCGAGCGCAGTTCCATAATCTCATCGTCGCGGATCTTGAGCTGCGACTCTAAGTGTCGGATGAGGTCGTCCTTCTTGCTGAGGAGCTCTTGCAATTCCAACGACCCCATGGCTTGACGATTTGTACGAACGGACGGACACCTTTTCACGAGCTGCTGCGACCTGACCCGgcacacatcaccaccacagtagCTAGACACCAACTGACCGCACACGAGGTGTCAGACCTGTTCCGAGACGAGAATCTGCCAAAGGTGCCTCGCGTCCGGCCGTGCGGAGGGGGGACTGCGCTAACGCTGATCTTCGCTCCGCCGGACTTCAAACCACTCCTGTTTTACCGCAATGTTCAGACTAGCGACGCCTCTCCAAATGGAACTGATAAAACACAGTCGAACCAAGACTCGAGATGCACAGAGAGCAATCGCTGCGCACACGCGGGGCAGCGAGAGCACACGGTGGCGTGAGTGGGAGACCAGGTCTTCAGCGGTGGCGATGGCGGCCGCCTGGCCCCCTGGCGGCGCTCGGCCCAGGTAAGCGGCAAGGGGCGGGACTTATCACTGCGCCGATTAACAGCTCCCTCATGACCCCAAAAAAGCACATGACCCTAGAAACCTCGCGTCATGCAACGAATGATACGTACTTGAAAGAAGTGATATTTATAAACAATCATCCGTGTTGGAGAGGTATGCAAACACGGCCGGTTTGGCGGGAGGAAATCTTGTGAACATAATTATGCCTTCTGATAAAAGAATGCTCGCGCAATCAACTCCAAATGCAAGTAGAGAGGTttgcaacaataataagtatacaTAAACCAAAACCAAAAGACAATGGACATCACTTAGTCACACGTTCAAAGAACTTGTGCACATGCGCGGACTCTCCTATCATGCCAGTAACCATAACGTATGACtacctttctaccccccccccctccccgaaaaaAGTAACATAAAATCTAATTTCTAaatcatatatgcaaatatttatgtaCCGGAGCATGCGAGTAAGTACAGCATAATTCCCGCCATGATTTATGACTGGAGATAAACACCTCGCTGCCCAGTTCGCGCCGCGGATAAACTAAGTCATCGCGAGAAAAATcctaaaatctaaaaaaagaaaaacgggttgttttttcataattttaaataaagatggtgattataataattaagaGTAACTGATAACATTAGCAAGAAATacaaaagttatcattatcattagtgaaaCTGATTAGCAAGGAAAACAGTATCAGGTATcaggagataataacaataacgaacaaaaaaaaacaacaataatagtgggACTGACAGTAAAGAGAAAACTACGAACGATAATGTTTGTAAGAAACTTAATAGTCGTATTGTTAATgcagataataatggtaacggtaatgatagtgatactaatgttaatggtaatagtgatgatgatgatgatgatgatgatgatgatgatgatgatgatgatgataatgatgatgatgatgatgatgatgatgaggaggaggaggaggaggggaagaatgatgatgataataataatgataaagactaaaaaaaatgataatgataataaaaaatatagtaataatgataataataatagtgatattgataacactgatgataacaatgacaacaaggagtagtaatagtatagtagtaCTACCCctacttatagtaataataataataataaaaataataacaacaaaaacaataataataattattataacaacaagaacaacaacgatggtgatgacgatgatgatagacaGTTAAGTATCAAGAATAACAATAGAGGTTTCACCaccaatagcaacaaaaacacatTCACTGCGATCGAGAGAAAATGCAGCGCGGTAACAAAATATTACAAATAAGACAACTAAAACGGATACAATAACCCATGGAAGCTTTTTTCACATCCAGCGAAAATACCCTTACGAATAACTTTTGGCAGAGATGGCACCAGGGGCACCAGGGGCTTTCAAAAGAGCTTCCCTTATCTCGATACACTTTTCTGTTTACACTGGCTGGTGTGTCTCGGCGCGCATGGTGTCCCTTGTACGGATTCCCGGTCAATGTCACGCCGGCTTCGGGGTCGCGCGCTGACCTCTCGTTTCGAATTCCCcgccctctcaaccccctctttcccctccctcgagCGAGTCGTGACCTCTGCTTATGACcccgttttgtgtgtttgtatatgtggtggaagatgggcgcgcgcgcgcgcgcgcgcgcgtgtgtgtgtgtgtgtgtgtgtgtgtgtgtgtgtgtgtgtgtgtgtgtgtgtgtgtgtgagtgtgtgtgagtgtgtgtgagtgtgagtgtgagtgtgagtgtgagtgtgagtgtgagtgtgagtgtgagtgtgtgtgtgtgtgtgtgtgtgtgtgtgtgtgtgtgtgtgtgtgtgtgtgtgtgtgtgtgtgtgtgtgtgtgtgtgtgtgtgtatgtgtatgtgtatgtgtatgtgtatgtgtatgtgtctatgtgcgtgtgtgtgtgtatgtgtgcgtgagtatgtgcgtatgtatgtgcgtatgtatgtgcgtgtgtatgagtgcgtgtgtaggtgtgcattCGTGTATGTATGCGGGTGCAAGATAAAACCAAGGTATTGTCGACACCACAATCAGGCCCCAGGAACGGCGAAGCGCATTTCCCGCAGCAAACAAGAGGCTCGAGAAGCCATCGTCAAAGATACATCAAACGACTCGGAGCTTAATTTCGCGGATAAATTGAACATTATCCTTTCAATAACAATCATAGCGAAGAAGATAACCATGACTAACATCAGTAGGGTGACAAGCTGGAGAAAACTGCgggcagagaagaaagggaaagacaaagggagggaaagagaaaaggggagcaagggagaaggtcaggaaggagggaggagggagggagggagggagagggcgagggagagggcgagggagagggagagagagagagagagagagagagagagagagagagagagagagagagagagagagagagagagagagagagagagagagagagagggagagagggagagagggagagagggagagaggggagagagagagagagagagagagagagagagagagagagagagagagagagagagagagagagagagagagagagagagagagagagacggaaagagagggagaggagggagggagggagggagggagagagagagagagagagagagagagagagagagagagagagagagagagagagagagagagagagagagagagagagagagagagagagatagggagaagggagaggggagagggagagggagagggagagggagaggggagagggagagggagagggagagggagggagagagagagagagagagagagagagagagagagagagagagagagagagagagagagagagagagaaagaaagagagagaaatgggaatggTAACCCCCATACAAACCATAGCTGCGACTCGCCCGTATATAAGGGATTAACCCATGAGAGAGACGTAAATGCCCGGCCGCCCTGAAGGACATGGGTAAAGGGCATGTCACGGGCACTTGGCAGATCTCACATCCGCGATAAAGCTTCGTGATGCCTCCCTTTtttctgcccccttctctcttctctctttttctttctttctttctttctttctttctctctctctctctctttcccgggaATTTTCTTGACACCAATCAAGCGGAGGGAATGACCGAGACGCCGGTGCTTTCCTACGGAGATTCCTCAGGGAGcacaatgaagggagagagaagcttTAAAAGTTGAGCGGAggcactcccctcccctcgatgccccccccccccggccctacccttccccttcctccgctttcctttaccctttccctcctctatctacccttcccttcctctctgtgccttcccctccccctctccctccgttccccgccctctctgtatctccattcccaccctctctctccccacgcccctcccctccccctccccctccgccccctttcaGTGCGACCCCCGCGCCGCAACAAGCAATTAGCCCTCGTTAGGCGACAATAAATCACAACCGTGTAGCAGCGTCCCGCCCCCGCCGGCCGCGCGTGAGAGGCGACCGGCCAACGTGGTCGTTTGTGGCCCGCCCGACGCccggccgcccgcacgcccacaccacGCAGCGCGCCGCACGACGCTGTCCACACAGCCTGCGCGCCTCTTCCTTGGCCGCGAATTCGGGCTTCTGTCTCCCCTTGCCCGCGCTGTACGCCCGTCGTCCTCTGTCGCTCCCCAGCGCCCTTGGCCGCGTCGGATCCCGCTCGATTCTCCCGGTTGGAAGCCGCATCTCCGCTCTCATCCGCCTCGCCCTCTTCGCCTCGACCGCGCTACTCGCGGCGCTAACGATGCACTCACGCGCAGGAGCCGCGCCTTGCCGCACGCTCTTTCGCACCTCGCGCTCgcccgtcttctttctcttttacatgcgccgggtcacacacacacagacacacatacacacacaaacacacacacacatgcatacaaactcacactcacacacacacacacaagcgcacacacacacacacacacacaagcgcgcgcgcgcaacaCTGCAGAAAATACATACGGTGCAAATGAAATGAGcacaacagtaaaacaaaataCTGCGGATAAATTATAAACTGTCTTTCATACCCAAATCAAAGTACTTATGATGAATTACTTCCCAGTCACATTGGCGCCTGGAAGGacaccagaaaaaataaaaagattttacGGTTTTATAAGGGGCAATAAAAGGTGAAAGACAAGGAAATGTAAAAACACGAAGCCGAGAACAATGCAACTAACTGTTTGTTCACGTgggaagaggacaagaaagaaggCAAGCGGATGAAGCACCAGACGCATATCGCGACCAATGgacgagggggtagggagggccaAATGAcacgggcgggcgtgggcggggtggaATGGGAATGACCCAGAGGGGCGGGAGGGCCAGGTGGGCAGGCGTGGGCGAGATGGAATGGGAATGGGCAACCCGAGGGAGGGTGGAGTCGCGGCGAGAATGGCGGGGCCGACGGGGAGAGCCGAGGGGGAGGTAAGCACACTTGTATGGCTCCTAATCACACACTTCGGCCGTCTATAAATAACGATAGCTGTGATTTATCTCCTTTGTGATTAAATTTGATGTTCGTTTTCAATTCAGCTTTACGGAGGgcggggggggtatgggtgaggaggtggaagggagaagagagtgcagagggggaaggagagatggggagagggagagggagagagaaggtagatgaaaaaggatggagggaagagggatagagggaagggaggaaagggaggaggaaggagagagagggagggagggagggaggaagggagggagggagggaaggagaggaggagagggagggagagagagggagaaagagagggagagagagtgagagagagggagggagagcggaggaggagggggaggaggagagagagagagagggagggagagagagagagagagagagagagagagagagagagagagagagaaagagagagagagagagagagagagagagagagaggggggggggatagatagatagagagagagaaagagagagagaggagggggagggaggggagggagggagggagggagggaggagggtggagggagggaagggagggagggagggagggagggaggtgggggagggagggaggagggagggagggagggagggagaagggagggagagagagagagagagagagagagagagagagagagagagagagagagagagagagagagagagagagagagagaaaggagtgaataaaatagatgaaaaagaaaagtacaTAATACAAGAACCTTAAATTCTAATCCCCCGAAATATTCCTCAAATTCCCATTCTCCGTCTCCAGTAACCTTCTTCCCCGCAATGTCGTCCGCCGCCCTTGCTGCCCCAGATCCGAGGCATGCCCTCCGACGACCGTCGCGCGCCAACACCCCATCATTATTACCCGATAGCATCTCGATCACTTCGTAGGcctacctccctccttgcccGCCCGGAACGCCCCCGCCGCTCGCCGCccgagagcgaagagaaaggaaagtgttCCCTCAGCGCGTGTTCGGAGTCTGCTTAATCTCACATTAGCTGGCAAATGAGCAAGCAGCGAACAAGGGCGGGCGGCGGGGAACCGAGGCGATAACATCGGCTGTGAAAGTTCGATGAGCGATGACCACGCGCTGCGGACACAGACACGAGGTGCAGCTGGCCGAGGGAAGTCGCGATGCTCTGCGCTCTGTCCTCCGGCTGTGCCTTTGAGTCTCTCGGGGCTCCCACGCCATGCCTGCTCGCggatcctgggggggggggggtgcttgttcACGTCCAAACGATCTCCGGGCGTTGAGGGCAGGGATATAACGGGTCATGGTATTTTAACCTCAATACAGAAAATAATGAGGCATTTGCTTTAGTGCCtctacgtaaatatacatacatacatgtatgtctttgtgtgtgtgtgtgtgtgtgtgtgtgtgtgtgtgtgtgtgtgtgtgtgtgtgtgtgtgtgtgtgtgtgtgtgtgtgtgtgtgtgtgtgtgtgtgtgcgtgcgtgcgtgcgtgtgtgtgcgtgtgtttctgcgattatgcatatgtgtacgaaCGCACACTTACCCACACCATTATAAAGATTCATCTGTATATAAAatgcacaaaaaatataaaacccGATATTTTCTCCCCGCTAGAACAATCAACTATCGAATTTCTCTTTACACAAAATGGTCACTCCTGCGCTAACCCTTTCCTTGCCCACGTATACCTCGAAAAAGGATGTTATTCCGATTTCTATCAGCAGTGCCCCCGCTATTCGGACCCAATGAATCGTCGGAATTATATAAATCTGTCAAGCAAGAATAACACTGAACAATACGATTACACTTAGTTCAGGTCCACCAAGCTTCCCTGAAATACAGTTAAAATATTGGCACTTTCAAACTATTATGccagtgggaagagagagagagagagagagagagagagagagagagagagagagagagagagagagagagagagagagagagagagagagagagagagagagagagagagagagagagagaaagagagagagaaagagagagaagaagagagaaagagagagagagagagagagagagagagagagagagagagagagtaagagagagagagagagagggagagagaaagagggagggagagggagaggggaggggagggagagagggagagagaggagggaggaagggagggagg encodes:
- the LOC138865335 gene encoding cGMP-dependent protein kinase 1-like, with protein sequence MGSLELQELLSKKDDLIRHLESQLKIRDDEIMELRSQLDKFQSVMPYATGSSSSGGGKTQARKTRAQGISAEPQAMKTVQELNALSQTTFPEVAKSTR